In one Nicotiana tomentosiformis chromosome 6, ASM39032v3, whole genome shotgun sequence genomic region, the following are encoded:
- the LOC138894022 gene encoding uncharacterized protein — protein sequence MPKVPKYDGTSDPHEHITTYTTTVKGNDLAPHKIESVLLKKFGETLMRGALTWYSLLPEHSIDSFDMLADSFIKAHAGSRKVQAQKADIFRIAQGESELLREFVARFQKERMLLPVVPDEWAAEAFTKGLNPRSSDTSRKLKESLLEFQATTWVDVHNRYESKIRIKDDQVGFPSSTKGREKNREKIKDDIDTDRRTSKGRFLPYEQTEGRGRSFQTIDKFTVDRRTDRGRNNRSLVRPHKNFQMI from the coding sequence atgcccaAAGTGCCGaagtatgacggaacttcagaTCCACATGAGcacattaccacctacacaacaacggtgaaaggaaatgatttggctccTCACAAGATTGAATccgtgttgctaaagaaatttggtgagactctcATGCGGGGAgctttaacgtggtattcattattgcccgagcattccatagattcctttgatatgctcgcggattctttcatcaaggctcatgctggatccagaaaggtacaagcccaaaaggccgacatattcaggatcgcgcaGGGAGAATCCGAGTTATTACGAGAGTTCGTTGCCcggttccagaaggaaaggatgttactaccggtagtcccggatgaatgggcagctgaagcgttCACCAAAGGTTTAAATCCAAGAAGTTCGGACACTTCccggaagttgaaggaaagtctgctcgagtttcaagcaacgacttgggtggatgtccacaaccggtacgagtcgaaAATAAGGATCAAAGACGATCAGGTTGGTTTTCCATCGTcgaccaaaggacgggagaagaatagagaaaaaataaaagatgatATTGACACGGATAGACGGACTTCGAAAGgccggtttttgccctacgagcaGACAGAAGGTCGTGGCAGGAGCTTCCAGACAATAGACAAGTTTACCGTTGATAGAAGGACCGATCGTGGCCGGAACAACAGATCgcttgtaaggccccataaaaatttccaaatgatttaa